DNA from Acidobacteriota bacterium:
TAGCGGCGCTGGAATTCCTCGAGACTCATATCCCGATCCAGCTTCACGATCCGCAGCTTGGCTGGCTGCACGGAGAGATAGCGGCGGTCAGTGATCTCCTGGAAAGTACCAATGGCGGAGCTCACCTGATCCTCGTAATTGCGCCAGCGCTTGTCCGGCGTGAAGGTCAGTAGCTGATAGATGCGATTCTCACCCTCGACGAAGGCCACCCGCCCGCGTAGCGGCTTGTCTTGAGTGCTGGCGGCGAACTCTCGCCCGAGGGAATTGAATCCGCGGATGCCCGGAGTCCAGCGAGATCCCGCCTCGATCCCCTGGCCCTGGAGGAACGATTGCTCTGCAGCGCTCAACGTGTCCTCCTCCGCGAGGGTCAGCACCAACAGGGCGTCCTCGTTCGGGCTCAGCGCGCTCACCGCCGAACGAGCATTCTGAGTTCGCCAGCCCTCCGGGAAATCTACTTGGAAGGCCAGATCGGGGTGGTAGAAGGTATTGCCCTGGAAAAAGCCTTGCCGAGGGTCGGCCCCGTAGGGCATCCCATTCAGGTGATCGAGATAGAGCTCAGCCCGAACCGGCCGTCCGGTGAAGTCGACCCCCGTCTCAACGATCTGCCCACTGAGAAGGCTGACCCGATTCTCCGGCGCTGGATGAGTCGCCAGCCAGTTGGGCATACCTCGGCCTCCCGCTGCATCGCTCACCCGCCCCAGCGTTTCGAAAACATCGGTCATGGGTCGGGGGTCGTAGCCGTCCTTGATGATGTAGCGCAGCCCTAGCTCATCCGCCTGCCGTTCGTCGTCGCGACCGAACTTGAGGAAGGCCAGCTGCATACCGGCGCCAGCCAACCCAGCCAAGTAGCGGTCCTCGGGATCGAGCAGCACCGCTCCTACAAGCAAACCTGCGCTGGCCAGCTGCTGCTTGCTCAACTGGTTGGCGCTATGCCGAGCGACCACATGGCCGATCTCATGCCCCAGCACGGAGGCCAACTCGGCCTCCGAGTCAAGATGGCTCATGATTCCGCGAGTGATGTAGATATATCCACCGGGCAGCGCAAAAGCGTTGACGAGGGGATCGTCCAAGACGCGAAAATGCCACTCGAGGTGAGGTCGTTCCGATTGCGCCGCCAGGTCCTGGCCGAGGGCCGATACATAGTCCTGGATCTCCTCGTCCGGATAGAGACCGAATTGACTGACGATCTGGGGATCGGCTTCCCGCCCCATTTGAATCTCCTGGGCTTCGGAGATCAGCATCAGCTGGCTCTTACCAGTGGCTGGATTCACGGAACACCCTGTGGACAGGGCCACCAGCGCCATCGCCACGGCGACGAGCAAGCCTCGACAAGGCTGCGACAAAGACGAATGCAAGCTGCAACGAACCATCTCCAGACTCCTTTCCGAACGAGTCGATATCCGCTCTCGATCTTCTCTACCCGACGCTATTGAGGCGAAACACTACCGAGAAGTTTCCCGAAGCGATATCTTCAAACTTAAAGGCTCCGCTCTTCATAGACCGGAGCTTCTAGTTGGTCATGGAGTATTCTTGCAAGAAACCAGCCATCGCCTCGTGCGCTGGCCAACTCGGGAGATATCCATGTTGCTCAGTCGTCTACGCTCGCTCTCCCCAACTCCTCTTCTCATCCTAGGTCTGCTCGCCGTTGCTCCGCCAGTCCTCGCAGCGGAGACCGAGCCCATTCGAACCGTCGATCAATCGATTCCCATCGAGGGCGTCAGCTCGCTCCATGTCATCCTCCGCATCGGCGAT
Protein-coding regions in this window:
- a CDS encoding M48 family metalloprotease produces the protein MLISEAQEIQMGREADPQIVSQFGLYPDEEIQDYVSALGQDLAAQSERPHLEWHFRVLDDPLVNAFALPGGYIYITRGIMSHLDSEAELASVLGHEIGHVVARHSANQLSKQQLASAGLLVGAVLLDPEDRYLAGLAGAGMQLAFLKFGRDDERQADELGLRYIIKDGYDPRPMTDVFETLGRVSDAAGGRGMPNWLATHPAPENRVSLLSGQIVETGVDFTGRPVRAELYLDHLNGMPYGADPRQGFFQGNTFYHPDLAFQVDFPEGWRTQNARSAVSALSPNEDALLVLTLAEEDTLSAAEQSFLQGQGIEAGSRWTPGIRGFNSLGREFAASTQDKPLRGRVAFVEGENRIYQLLTFTPDKRWRNYEDQVSSAIGTFQEITDRRYLSVQPAKLRIVKLDRDMSLEEFQRRYPSSVDLQTLAIVNQVEVGATLEAGSLVKRIVGGELPDPR